A region of Fibrobacter succinogenes subsp. succinogenes S85 DNA encodes the following proteins:
- a CDS encoding DUF4417 domain-containing protein, translating into MKKEDQITLDHLLIQQGAPLVGSLHVPQLSPTQTIPNIKKCLPINIIDPKDGLKLWGHCFVKDVHQNKFWNDPLANVAPLQKLEGMISTDYSLYRDYSTNRQKWNCYRNRIIAYFWQQKGINVIPTASWSTQDSFEWCWEGLPQNSVLAITTNGISTDKEGLRHFILGLDEMIQRQNPIALVVCGHFFPWMEDKYPDIQMIKIPSYGQLWNEKKKMREQTHYRSTAIVLAKAPRLTR; encoded by the coding sequence ATGAAAAAAGAAGACCAAATAACTCTAGATCATTTGCTCATACAACAGGGAGCCCCTCTTGTCGGGTCACTACATGTTCCCCAATTATCTCCCACACAAACAATTCCAAATATCAAAAAATGCTTACCCATTAACATCATTGACCCAAAAGACGGATTAAAACTTTGGGGCCATTGCTTTGTCAAAGACGTTCACCAAAATAAATTTTGGAACGATCCCTTAGCAAATGTCGCTCCCTTGCAAAAGCTTGAAGGAATGATTAGTACCGATTACAGCCTTTATAGAGACTATTCAACTAACAGACAGAAATGGAACTGTTATCGTAATCGTATAATAGCTTATTTCTGGCAACAAAAAGGAATAAACGTGATACCTACTGCTAGTTGGAGTACTCAAGACAGTTTTGAATGGTGTTGGGAGGGGTTGCCTCAAAATTCAGTACTTGCGATTACCACCAACGGCATTTCAACAGACAAGGAGGGACTTCGTCATTTCATTCTTGGTTTGGATGAAATGATTCAAAGACAAAATCCCATCGCCCTCGTTGTGTGTGGTCACTTTTTTCCTTGGATGGAAGACAAATATCCAGATATTCAAATGATAAAAATTCCTAGTTATGGACAACTTTGGAACGAAAAGAAAAAAATGAGGGAACAAACGCATTATCGCTCGACAGCAATCGTCTTGGCAAAGGCCCCACGCTTGACCAGATAA
- a CDS encoding helix-turn-helix domain-containing protein has product MTAKALDSFGFFISEKRRELGISLRKFADMLGKAPSYVCDIEKGKKNPIEKEFLEKIASILNLSENDRNQLFDLSATARRDVAPTDLTEYIKATPLAAIALRSAKNSKITDDQWRNIINIIQKGK; this is encoded by the coding sequence ATGACTGCAAAAGCATTAGATTCATTTGGATTTTTTATTTCTGAAAAACGTCGAGAGTTAGGCATCTCGTTACGAAAATTTGCAGATATGCTAGGAAAGGCTCCATCTTATGTTTGTGATATTGAAAAAGGAAAGAAAAATCCCATCGAAAAGGAATTTCTCGAAAAAATAGCATCCATTCTAAATCTTTCTGAAAATGACAGGAATCAACTTTTTGATTTGTCCGCTACAGCAAGGCGCGATGTAGCCCCAACAGACCTGACCGAATACATCAAGGCCACCCCTCTTGCAGCCATCGCGTTACGTTCTGCTAAAAATTCTAAGATTACAGACGATCAATGGCGAAATATCATTAACATTATTCAAAAAGGCAAATAA
- a CDS encoding DNA methyltransferase, which translates to MPSIAEIENKIEDIVAKYRETGATGDFIYDFILAYDLPKASVKRLQNGSLNLSKNQGEICWKGKLLYKELFKDELNVSLALETAKSIKHNERFVVLSDGKKLLCVDTKTKDTLETEFKDLPKHSSFFLPWAGIEKTEFIDENPADVRAARKMAKLFDEIKKDNAKKLISQHDFNVFLSRLLFCFFAEDTGIFTDNLFTNTIAATTKADGSDLNEFLERLFTVLDTAPKERKKLPDYLEKFPYVNGGLFRNKIEIPRFSAHSRNKIIECGELNWKDINPDIFGSMFQTVIDEEQRGDLGQHYTSVPNIMKVIEPLFLNDLRKEFDAAGKSVTKLKNLLLRIRNIQIFDPACGSGNFLIIAYKELRKLEMDILLKMQEFGLTGIHLNHFYGIEIDDFACETAKLSLWLAEHQMNVEFFSKTGTICPTLPLKEAGHIVCDNACNIDWNNVCPNNGNDEIYVLGNPPYLGARLQKENHKKDVEAVFENVKGAKNLDYIACWFYKGSDYIANSNATLAFVSTNSICQGEQVAILWPQIFNKGIEIQFGYSSFKWTNNAQYNAGVIVTIIGLSDEKLRKEHFLFNGLRKNKASKINAYLSSGSDVIVEEKKDSLSDFPPMNFGSMPNDGQYLLFEKKEHDDAVKKCPEIKKFMKLFLGADEFINGEKRYCLWITDNSKKEAMSIPIIAERVKKCKELRVKSKRAATNKLALVPYKFGEIRYKETSSIIVPGASSERRTYIPMDFLSKDTVVSNAAFAVYDAEPWLFSILNSKMHMAWVRTVGGKLKNDYRYSAKLVYNTFPFPHINDEQKNMLKDYAFGIIAARENHPGKTLAELYNPESMPNDLKKAHEENDFAIEKIYRARPFANDEERLEFLFRLYEQMIREEQE; encoded by the coding sequence ATGCCAAGCATTGCTGAAATCGAAAATAAGATTGAAGATATTGTAGCCAAGTATCGTGAAACTGGAGCTACAGGTGATTTTATTTATGACTTTATCTTGGCTTATGACTTACCTAAGGCTTCGGTTAAACGTTTGCAAAACGGCTCGCTGAATTTATCTAAAAATCAAGGCGAAATCTGCTGGAAGGGCAAACTCCTTTACAAGGAATTGTTCAAAGACGAATTAAATGTAAGCTTGGCTTTAGAAACTGCAAAATCTATTAAACATAATGAACGATTTGTAGTTCTTTCTGATGGTAAAAAACTGCTTTGTGTTGATACAAAGACCAAAGACACCTTAGAGACTGAATTTAAGGATTTGCCGAAACATTCGTCATTCTTTTTGCCGTGGGCGGGGATTGAAAAAACGGAGTTTATCGATGAAAATCCGGCTGATGTTCGTGCAGCTCGCAAAATGGCGAAGCTTTTTGACGAAATCAAAAAAGACAATGCTAAAAAACTGATTTCGCAACATGATTTTAATGTGTTCCTTTCTCGGCTTCTTTTTTGCTTTTTTGCTGAAGATACGGGAATTTTTACAGACAACTTATTTACAAATACTATTGCAGCGACAACAAAAGCCGATGGAAGTGACTTGAATGAATTTTTAGAACGGTTGTTTACCGTTCTTGATACAGCCCCCAAAGAACGTAAAAAGTTACCTGATTATCTTGAAAAATTTCCGTATGTAAACGGAGGACTTTTCCGTAATAAAATCGAGATTCCTCGTTTTTCAGCTCATAGTCGTAATAAGATAATTGAATGTGGTGAATTGAATTGGAAGGATATCAATCCCGATATTTTTGGTTCCATGTTCCAAACGGTTATTGACGAGGAACAACGCGGTGATTTAGGGCAACATTACACTAGCGTTCCAAATATTATGAAGGTAATAGAACCTCTTTTCTTGAATGACCTTCGCAAAGAATTTGACGCTGCTGGAAAGAGTGTAACCAAATTAAAAAATCTGCTGTTGCGTATTCGCAATATTCAAATTTTTGACCCCGCTTGCGGTTCTGGCAATTTCTTGATTATTGCCTATAAGGAACTCCGTAAATTGGAAATGGATATTTTGCTCAAAATGCAGGAATTTGGGCTTACGGGGATTCATTTGAATCATTTTTACGGAATTGAAATTGATGACTTTGCGTGCGAAACAGCGAAGCTTTCACTGTGGCTTGCCGAGCATCAAATGAATGTAGAGTTTTTTAGCAAAACAGGAACAATATGCCCAACGCTTCCGTTGAAAGAGGCAGGCCACATAGTTTGCGATAACGCCTGCAATATTGATTGGAACAATGTTTGCCCAAATAATGGAAACGATGAAATTTATGTACTTGGAAATCCTCCATATTTAGGGGCACGATTGCAAAAAGAAAACCATAAAAAAGATGTTGAGGCGGTTTTTGAAAATGTTAAAGGAGCAAAGAATTTAGACTACATTGCCTGTTGGTTCTATAAAGGTTCTGATTATATAGCAAACTCCAATGCTACCTTAGCGTTTGTAAGTACCAATTCTATTTGCCAAGGCGAACAAGTCGCAATACTTTGGCCGCAGATATTCAACAAAGGAATTGAAATTCAATTTGGTTATTCGTCTTTCAAATGGACTAACAATGCTCAATATAATGCTGGTGTAATTGTTACAATAATAGGGCTTAGTGACGAAAAATTAAGAAAAGAACATTTTTTATTTAATGGATTAAGAAAAAATAAGGCCTCTAAAATTAATGCATATTTGTCTTCGGGATCAGATGTAATTGTTGAAGAAAAGAAAGACTCTTTAAGTGATTTCCCTCCTATGAATTTTGGGAGTATGCCCAATGATGGTCAATATCTTCTTTTTGAAAAAAAAGAGCACGATGATGCAGTAAAGAAATGTCCAGAAATAAAAAAGTTTATGAAGCTTTTTCTTGGGGCTGATGAATTTATAAATGGAGAGAAAAGATATTGTTTGTGGATTACAGATAATAGCAAAAAAGAAGCTATGTCTATTCCAATTATTGCTGAACGAGTAAAAAAATGTAAGGAGCTACGTGTGAAAAGTAAAAGAGCAGCAACAAATAAATTAGCACTTGTTCCTTATAAATTTGGAGAAATTCGATATAAGGAAACCTCTTCAATCATTGTTCCGGGAGCTTCTTCAGAACGTCGTACTTATATCCCCATGGATTTTCTTTCTAAGGATACTGTTGTTTCGAATGCAGCGTTTGCAGTATATGATGCAGAACCTTGGCTTTTCAGCATCCTGAATTCAAAAATGCATATGGCGTGGGTGCGAACCGTTGGCGGAAAACTCAAAAATGATTATCGCTATTCAGCCAAGCTTGTTTACAACACCTTCCCGTTCCCGCATATCAATGATGAACAAAAGAACATGCTTAAGGACTACGCTTTTGGCATCATTGCTGCAAGAGAAAATCATCCGGGAAAAACGTTGGCTGAGCTCTACAATCCAGAATCCATGCCCAATGACCTCAAAAAAGCACACGAAGAAAACGACTTTGCAATTGAAAAAATTTACAGAGCAAGGCCATTTGCTAACGATGAAGAACGCCTTGAGTTTCTCTTTAGGCTTTATGAACAGATGATTCGCGAAGAACAGGAGTAA
- a CDS encoding ImmA/IrrE family metallo-endopeptidase: MDFIDYSHISMDERGVYRVSYAQIEDAVENYLRECHPEILLYPQCVPIEEWIESNEFGFKLEMRDIAYPQAKGITAFSKMVIWSIDSETKKVQPIPIENSTIVVDESRSPVEIRFTAAHEVIHIKMHPYYFMHHSNAIAASSNIVSISSYLHKPIWWLERQANYGAGALLMPRITLFLLFKKFFQTATVFKLSKNDKISIAFINTICQIYEVSVSAARIRLVQLNLLEE, from the coding sequence ATGGACTTTATTGACTACTCTCATATTTCCATGGACGAAAGGGGCGTTTACCGTGTCAGTTACGCCCAAATTGAAGATGCTGTGGAAAACTACTTGAGGGAGTGTCATCCAGAGATATTGCTTTACCCACAATGCGTCCCTATTGAAGAATGGATTGAATCTAATGAATTCGGCTTCAAGTTAGAAATGCGAGATATCGCCTATCCTCAAGCTAAAGGGATAACCGCATTTTCAAAAATGGTCATTTGGTCTATTGATAGTGAAACAAAGAAAGTGCAGCCCATTCCTATCGAGAATTCAACAATTGTCGTTGACGAATCGCGGTCTCCTGTAGAAATCAGATTTACGGCAGCACACGAAGTCATCCACATCAAAATGCATCCGTATTATTTTATGCATCATTCTAACGCTATTGCCGCAAGTTCCAACATCGTCAGTATTAGTTCTTATTTGCATAAACCAATTTGGTGGTTGGAACGCCAAGCCAACTATGGTGCTGGAGCACTACTAATGCCAAGGATAACTCTGTTCTTGCTTTTCAAGAAATTCTTTCAAACAGCAACTGTCTTTAAGTTGTCAAAAAACGACAAAATATCAATTGCTTTTATCAATACAATTTGTCAAATATATGAAGTGAGCGTGAGTGCAGCCCGCATTAGACTCGTTCAATTAAATCTGCTGGAGGAATAA
- a CDS encoding glycoside hydrolase family 11 protein, which produces MVNKIIIALSMGLTAGVLAQDFCNAAKHTGASKKVNGNEVSSFNGVGYELWYDRATSGSLTIYEDGSMACSFQNAGDYLCRAGLSFDSDKKYNELGGDMLAEFKLVKQNINGADYSYVGVYGWMEEVSKSPSKLVEYYVVDNWLTGWRPGDWVASHKMGDYTIDGAKYSVYWGEHTGPAIKTQGNTTFLQYFSIRENARDCGVINISAHMRQWEKLGMEMGKLYEAKVLGEAGSMSNGVSGTADFPHIKVYVKGDEVPSSSSVALSSSSVVSSSSETVPSSSSEKVAESSSSVDGSSSSGTDAIPFMAQLFDKAGVYQVFDMQGNFLGKVELKNGLSLKQAVASKFARSSVYLVKRGAFAKTIAVER; this is translated from the coding sequence ATGGTGAATAAAATTATTATTGCCTTGAGTATGGGACTCACGGCGGGGGTCTTGGCACAGGATTTTTGCAATGCAGCTAAACATACAGGTGCAAGCAAAAAAGTGAATGGAAACGAAGTGAGCTCGTTCAACGGTGTCGGTTACGAGCTTTGGTACGATAGGGCTACTTCGGGTTCGCTTACAATTTATGAAGACGGATCCATGGCATGTTCTTTCCAGAATGCTGGAGACTACCTTTGCCGTGCGGGGCTTTCGTTCGATAGCGACAAGAAGTATAACGAACTTGGCGGCGATATGCTTGCGGAATTCAAGCTCGTGAAACAGAATATCAATGGTGCCGATTACTCCTATGTCGGCGTCTATGGTTGGATGGAAGAAGTCTCGAAATCCCCGAGCAAACTGGTCGAATATTATGTTGTCGATAACTGGCTGACGGGGTGGAGGCCTGGCGATTGGGTCGCTAGCCATAAGATGGGCGATTACACAATCGATGGTGCCAAATACTCCGTTTATTGGGGTGAACATACGGGGCCGGCCATCAAGACACAGGGCAATACGACTTTTTTGCAGTATTTCAGCATTCGTGAAAATGCCCGTGATTGCGGAGTCATCAATATTAGCGCTCACATGAGACAGTGGGAAAAGCTGGGCATGGAAATGGGTAAGCTCTACGAAGCCAAGGTGCTTGGCGAAGCGGGGAGCATGAGTAACGGCGTTTCCGGTACGGCCGATTTTCCGCATATAAAGGTTTATGTCAAAGGCGACGAAGTTCCGTCGTCCAGTTCCGTTGCTTTAAGTTCAAGTTCTGTGGTGTCGAGTTCCTCTGAAACTGTGCCGAGTTCGTCATCGGAGAAGGTCGCGGAATCTTCGAGTAGCGTTGACGGTTCTTCGAGTTCGGGGACCGATGCGATTCCGTTTATGGCTCAGCTCTTTGACAAGGCGGGTGTTTATCAGGTGTTCGATATGCAAGGGAATTTCCTCGGCAAGGTTGAGCTGAAGAATGGCTTGTCGCTTAAGCAGGCTGTGGCAAGCAAGTTTGCCCGCTCGTCCGTTTATCTGGTCAAGCGTGGGGCCTTTGCCAAGACGATTGCTGTCGAGCGATAA
- a CDS encoding DEAD/DEAH box helicase: MPDIVHFEYAQTGNSSKTDSLGMREMQARAYAARASQYLLIKSPPASGKSRALMFIALDKLYHQGLKKVIVAVPERSIGASFAKTQLRKYGFFADWNPVDEYNLCFAGSDSSKGKVKKFHEFMESKNDNILICTHATLRFAAEGLDEKAFDDCLVAIDEFHHVSADDSSCLGEMLRGLISKSSAHIVAMTGSYFRGDSVPVLSPEDEALFTKITYNYYEQLNGYKYLKSLGIGYHFYQGKYTSAIGEILDTDKKTILHIPNVNSGESTKDKHSEVDFILDSIGEVEKQDLETGVITVRRKDGKLLKVADLVDDEPANRTRIVEYLRKIAKPEDMDLIIALGMAKEGFDWPFCEHALTVGYRGSLTEIIQIIGRCTRDSKNKTHAQFTNLIAQPEAKDDDVVVAVNNMLKAITASLLMEQVLAPEWNFKTREDGDDSEEPGTIKIRGFKTPSSKRVKDIIETDINDLKASILQDKTMQSAMPGGVEPEVINKVLIPKIIRTKYPDLTDEEVEEIREHVVADTAIRTAKIEKHGDKRFIRMANKFVNIDDLHIDLIDSINPFQAAFEVLSKSVTPSVLKMIHNVIEETRIEMTDEEAMLLWPKIKAFRETNGREPNISSVNPQEKRFAECIVYLRKRKRERDAQNAR, encoded by the coding sequence ATGCCTGATATTGTTCATTTCGAATACGCCCAAACGGGTAATTCTTCCAAAACGGATTCTCTTGGAATGCGAGAAATGCAGGCTCGTGCCTATGCAGCCCGTGCATCTCAATATTTGTTGATTAAGTCACCTCCGGCATCTGGCAAATCCCGAGCACTTATGTTTATCGCTCTTGATAAACTTTATCATCAGGGGCTAAAAAAAGTAATTGTCGCCGTTCCTGAACGATCTATTGGAGCATCCTTTGCAAAAACTCAACTGCGCAAATATGGATTCTTTGCTGATTGGAATCCTGTGGATGAGTATAACTTGTGCTTTGCGGGGAGTGATTCCAGCAAAGGCAAGGTAAAAAAATTCCATGAATTTATGGAAAGCAAAAATGACAACATCTTAATATGTACTCACGCTACCTTACGTTTTGCAGCCGAAGGATTGGACGAAAAAGCTTTTGATGATTGTCTCGTCGCTATAGATGAATTTCATCATGTTTCCGCAGATGATTCGAGTTGTTTGGGTGAAATGTTGCGTGGACTGATTTCAAAGTCTTCGGCACACATAGTCGCTATGACCGGTTCATATTTCCGTGGAGATTCTGTCCCAGTGCTCTCGCCAGAAGACGAAGCGTTATTTACCAAGATTACTTACAATTATTACGAACAGCTTAATGGTTACAAGTATTTAAAATCGCTTGGAATCGGCTATCATTTTTATCAAGGGAAATACACATCGGCAATCGGAGAAATTCTTGATACCGACAAAAAGACGATTCTTCATATTCCAAATGTGAATTCCGGGGAATCCACAAAAGATAAACATTCTGAAGTCGACTTTATTTTAGATTCAATTGGTGAAGTTGAAAAGCAAGATTTGGAAACAGGCGTGATAACGGTTCGTCGTAAAGACGGAAAATTGTTGAAAGTCGCAGACCTTGTAGATGATGAACCGGCAAACCGTACAAGAATTGTCGAATATCTTCGTAAAATTGCAAAACCCGAAGACATGGATTTAATTATCGCATTGGGAATGGCAAAAGAAGGTTTCGACTGGCCGTTCTGTGAACACGCTCTTACGGTCGGATATCGTGGCTCGTTAACTGAAATCATCCAAATTATTGGGCGATGCACACGAGATAGTAAAAATAAGACTCATGCACAGTTTACAAATTTGATTGCTCAGCCCGAAGCTAAGGATGATGATGTTGTTGTCGCCGTAAACAATATGCTTAAAGCAATTACCGCATCACTCCTCATGGAACAAGTGCTTGCTCCTGAATGGAATTTCAAAACTCGCGAAGATGGAGATGATTCTGAAGAACCGGGAACAATCAAAATCCGTGGATTTAAAACACCGTCGTCTAAACGAGTTAAGGATATTATTGAAACTGATATAAACGATTTGAAGGCTTCCATTTTGCAAGATAAAACCATGCAAAGTGCAATGCCGGGCGGTGTAGAACCCGAAGTTATCAACAAGGTGTTGATTCCAAAAATTATCCGCACGAAATATCCAGATTTAACCGATGAAGAGGTTGAAGAAATTCGTGAACATGTTGTTGCTGATACCGCTATTCGAACTGCAAAAATTGAAAAGCATGGTGACAAACGATTTATTCGTATGGCAAATAAGTTTGTCAATATTGACGATTTGCATATTGACCTGATTGATTCCATCAATCCGTTCCAAGCGGCTTTTGAAGTACTTTCAAAATCTGTTACTCCGAGCGTTTTGAAGATGATTCACAATGTCATCGAAGAAACCCGTATCGAGATGACCGATGAAGAAGCCATGCTTCTTTGGCCTAAAATTAAAGCTTTCAGAGAAACAAATGGACGTGAGCCAAATATATCTTCTGTCAATCCACAAGAAAAGCGATTTGCAGAATGT